From a region of the Streptomyces venezuelae genome:
- a CDS encoding CE1759 family FMN reductase: MKLAVVSAGLSSPSSTRLLADRLTAATLDHMDHMEASHEVTVVELRELATEIAQHLVTGFPPARLAAALDTVAAADGLIAVTPVFAASYSGLFKSFFDLIDKDALTGTPVLVGATGGTARHGLVTEHAMRPLFTHLRAPVVPTAVYAASEDWGRAGLARRITRAGTELARAMGSVTPTTRHADPQDVVPDLDTAAAIAPRSPTGAITSTDPANGLGTTSFAQRLAALQAG, encoded by the coding sequence ATGAAACTCGCCGTCGTATCGGCCGGACTGAGCTCACCCTCCTCCACCCGCCTGCTCGCCGACCGCCTCACCGCCGCCACCCTGGACCACATGGACCACATGGAAGCCAGTCACGAGGTGACGGTGGTGGAACTGAGGGAACTGGCGACGGAGATCGCCCAGCACCTCGTCACCGGGTTCCCTCCCGCCCGACTGGCCGCCGCACTGGACACGGTGGCGGCCGCGGACGGCCTGATCGCCGTGACACCGGTCTTCGCCGCCTCCTACAGCGGCCTGTTCAAGTCGTTCTTCGACCTCATCGACAAGGACGCCCTCACCGGCACACCAGTCCTCGTCGGCGCGACGGGCGGCACCGCCCGGCACGGCCTGGTCACCGAACACGCCATGCGCCCGCTCTTCACCCACCTGCGCGCACCGGTCGTGCCCACCGCCGTGTACGCGGCCTCCGAGGACTGGGGCCGGGCGGGCCTGGCCCGCCGGATCACCCGCGCGGGCACGGAACTGGCCCGCGCCATGGGCTCCGTAACCCCCACCACCCGGCACGCCGACCCGCAGGACGTCGTCCCGGACCTCGACACCGCCGCCGCGATCGCACCCCGTTCCCCGACCGGGGCGATCACCTCGACGGATCCCGCGAACGGCCTCGGGACGACCTCGTTCGCACAACGGCTGGCCGCGCTGCAGGCCGGGTGA
- a CDS encoding LLM class flavin-dependent oxidoreductase: MQFGIFTVGDVTADPTTGRVPGEHERIKAMLAIAQKAEEVGLDVFATGEHHNPPFVPSSPTTMLGYLAARTERLILSTSTTLITTNAPVKIAEDFAMLQHLADGRVDLMTGRGNTGPVYPWFGKDIRDGIDLAIENYALLRRLWDEDTVTWSGKFRTPLQAFTSTPRPLDNTPPFVWHGSIRSPEIAEQAAYYGDGFFHNNIFWPPSHTGQMIDLYRQRYAHYGHGTPEQAIVGLGGQVFIRPNSQDAVREFRPYFDNAPVYGHGPSLEEFTSQTPLTVGSPQQVIERTLSFRDYAGDYQRQLFLVDHAGLPLKTVLEQLDLLGEEVVPVLRKEFANLRPAGVPDAPTHQARVAAARRTPQQETQA, from the coding sequence ATGCAGTTCGGGATCTTCACCGTCGGCGACGTCACGGCCGACCCGACGACCGGACGCGTGCCCGGCGAGCACGAACGCATCAAGGCGATGCTCGCCATCGCGCAGAAGGCCGAAGAGGTCGGCCTCGACGTCTTCGCCACGGGCGAGCACCACAACCCGCCGTTCGTCCCCTCCTCGCCGACCACGATGCTCGGCTACCTCGCCGCACGCACCGAGCGCCTGATCCTGTCCACCTCGACGACGCTGATCACCACCAACGCCCCGGTGAAGATCGCCGAGGACTTTGCGATGCTCCAGCACCTCGCCGACGGCCGTGTCGACCTCATGACGGGCCGTGGCAACACCGGCCCCGTCTACCCCTGGTTCGGCAAGGACATCCGCGACGGCATCGACCTCGCCATCGAGAACTACGCCTTGCTGCGCCGCCTGTGGGACGAGGACACCGTCACCTGGAGCGGTAAATTCCGCACCCCGCTGCAGGCCTTCACCTCCACCCCCCGCCCCCTCGACAACACCCCGCCCTTCGTATGGCACGGCTCCATACGCTCCCCGGAGATCGCCGAACAGGCCGCCTACTACGGCGACGGCTTCTTCCACAACAACATCTTCTGGCCCCCCTCCCACACCGGACAGATGATCGACCTCTACCGGCAGCGCTACGCCCACTACGGCCACGGCACCCCCGAACAGGCCATCGTCGGACTCGGCGGCCAGGTCTTCATACGCCCGAACTCCCAGGACGCGGTCCGCGAGTTCCGCCCCTACTTCGACAACGCACCCGTGTACGGCCACGGCCCCTCCCTGGAGGAGTTCACCTCCCAGACCCCGCTGACCGTCGGCTCACCCCAGCAGGTCATCGAACGCACCCTGTCCTTCCGCGACTACGCCGGCGACTACCAGCGCCAGCTCTTCCTCGTCGACCACGCGGGCCTGCCCCTGAAGACCGTCCTGGAACAGCTCGACCTGCTCGGCGAAGAGGTCGTACCCGTCCTGCGCAAGGAGTTCGCGAACCTGCGCCCGGCCGGAGTCCCGGACGCCCCGACCCACCAGGCCCGCGTGGCGGCGGCCCGCCGCACCCCGCAGCAGGAGACGCAGGCATGA
- a CDS encoding phospholipase D-like domain-containing protein, whose translation MRQDIAGARETVDISTLAPFPDGGYQDAIVAGLKEAAGRGGRLRVRILVGAAPIYHATVIPSSYRDELLARLGPDVAGRISLNVASMTTSKTAFSWNHSKLVVVDGASVITGGVNSWKGDYLETSHPVSDVDLALTGPAAGSAVRYLDTLWEWTCRNKGNWASVWFAASPGADCMSSLPGPAVPAGGGDVPALAVGGLGVGIRESDPVSSFRPVLPAAADTRCGIGIHDRTNADRDYDTVNPEESALRALVSSAASHIEISQQDVHATCPPLPRYDVRLYDALAAKLVSGVKVRIVVSDPANRGTVGSGGYSQIKSLSEVGDALRGRLTVLTGDGGRARAAMCENLQLATFRASDRPTWADGKPYAQHHKLVSVDGSAFYIGSKNLYPSWLQDFGYVVESPAAAAQLKSDLLDPQWRYSQATATYDYARGLCQP comes from the coding sequence ATGCGTCAGGACATTGCCGGGGCCCGTGAGACGGTGGACATCTCCACGCTCGCGCCGTTTCCCGACGGCGGTTACCAGGATGCGATCGTCGCGGGTCTGAAGGAGGCCGCAGGCAGGGGCGGCCGGCTCCGGGTCCGGATTCTGGTGGGTGCCGCGCCGATCTATCACGCCACGGTGATTCCTTCCTCCTACCGTGACGAGCTGCTCGCGAGGCTGGGGCCGGACGTCGCAGGCCGTATCTCCCTCAATGTGGCTTCGATGACGACGTCCAAGACCGCGTTCTCCTGGAATCACTCCAAGCTGGTCGTCGTGGACGGTGCTTCGGTGATCACCGGCGGTGTCAACAGCTGGAAGGGTGACTATCTGGAGACCTCGCACCCCGTCAGTGATGTCGACCTCGCGCTGACCGGGCCCGCCGCGGGTTCCGCGGTCCGCTACCTGGACACGCTGTGGGAGTGGACCTGCCGGAACAAGGGCAACTGGGCTTCGGTGTGGTTCGCGGCTTCGCCCGGTGCGGACTGCATGTCCTCCCTGCCGGGGCCGGCTGTCCCGGCGGGCGGGGGCGACGTGCCCGCGCTGGCGGTCGGCGGTCTCGGCGTCGGCATCCGCGAGAGCGATCCCGTCTCTTCCTTCCGTCCGGTCCTGCCCGCGGCCGCCGACACCAGGTGCGGGATCGGGATCCATGACAGGACCAATGCAGACCGGGACTACGACACCGTCAACCCGGAGGAGAGCGCCCTGCGCGCCCTGGTCTCCAGTGCGGCTTCGCATATCGAGATCTCCCAGCAGGACGTCCACGCCACCTGCCCGCCGCTGCCGCGCTACGACGTGCGCCTCTACGACGCCCTCGCCGCGAAGCTCGTCTCCGGTGTGAAGGTCCGTATCGTCGTCAGTGACCCCGCCAACCGCGGCACGGTCGGCAGCGGCGGCTACTCGCAGATCAAGTCGCTCTCCGAGGTCGGTGACGCCCTGCGGGGCCGTCTGACGGTCCTGACCGGTGACGGCGGCCGGGCGCGCGCGGCGATGTGCGAGAACCTCCAGCTCGCCACCTTCCGGGCGTCCGACCGGCCCACCTGGGCGGACGGCAAGCCCTACGCCCAGCACCACAAGCTGGTCTCGGTCGACGGGTCGGCCTTCTACATCGGCTCCAAGAACCTGTACCCGTCCTGGCTCCAGGACTTCGGGTACGTGGTCGAGAGCCCGGCCGCGGCCGCGCAGCTCAAGAGCGACCTGCTCGACCCGCAGTGGCGCTACTCCCAGGCCACCGCGACCTACGACTACGCCCGCGGCCTCTGCCAGCCCTGA